The proteins below come from a single Cololabis saira isolate AMF1-May2022 chromosome 2, fColSai1.1, whole genome shotgun sequence genomic window:
- the LOC133418852 gene encoding kelch-like protein 10: MSKEEKPSHKCVYNELRLTGELCDAVIKVQDVEFQVHKVVLCNCSPYFRALFSSRWSNPDKKIFNIPNVSPDTMQLLLEHAYTGSVSVTEDNVLDLLIAADQFNVDDVIRLCCSFLEEQMCPENCIGIWHLTHTYFYPELRSKAFHYITEHFEEVARCEEFLQIPVEELTDIIEKDQVNVQQESCVFEAVVRWINHSPNEREKLIVALLPKVRLLLLDMEYFQMKVLTSELVKRNPGCYSRILDFPEIFRPRMPRSVLLAMGGWSFGDPTNSIEAYDIRTDQWTHVPNDAGRPRAYHGTAFLNGHVYFIGGFDRRSYFNSVCRWDPTTHTWQEVAPMYYRRCYVSVTVLNGCIYAIGGYDGHTRLSTAEYYEPQTNQWTRIAAMHEQRSDASCTTLHNKIYICGGFNGRECLETAEYYDPQTMQWTLISPMTSRRSGVGVVTYGDKVYAVGGFDGDSRLRSAECYNPGTNTWNNVASMITTRSNFGMAVMEDLLFVVGGFDGSSTICDVENYNRETDEWREVWDMDVFRSALSCCVVFGLPNMADYVPPPRHPRRDSASS; this comes from the exons GGCTCTCTTCTCTTCTCGCTGGTCTAACCCGGACAAGAAGATCTTTAACATTCCCAACGTGTCTCCTGACACGATGCAGCTCCTCCTCGAGCACGCTTACACCGGCTCCGTCTCCGTCACAGAGGACAACGTGCTGGACCTTCTGATCGCTGCCGATCAGTTCAACGTAGACGACGTCATACGTCTTTGCTGCAGTTTCCTGGAGGAGCAAATGTGCCCTGAAAACTGTATTGGCATTTGGCATTTAACCCACACCTACTTCTACCCCGAACTGCGCTCCAAGGCGTTCCACTACATCACTGAGCACTTTGAGGAGGTTGCACGCTGTGAAGAGTTCCTGCAGATCCCCGTGGAGGAGCTCACGGACATCATTGAAAAAGACCAAGTGAATGTACAACAGGAGAGTTGTGTGTTTGAGGCCGTCGTTAGGTGGATTAACCATTCACCCAATGAACGGGAGAAACTCATTGTTGCTCTCTTACCGAAG GTGCGACTGCTTCTGTTGGATATGGAGTATTTTCAGATGAAAGTGCTCACCAGTGAGCTGGTGAAGAGGAACCCTGGGTGCTACTCCAGGATCCTGGATTTTCCAGAGATTTTCCGGCCTCGCATGCCCAGGTCCGTTCTGCTGGCCATGGGGGGATGGAGCTTTGGAGATCCAACCAACAGCATCGAGGCCTATGATATCCGTACTGACCAATGGACACATGTGCCGAACGATGCTGGCCGTCCTCGTGCCTATCACGGCACTGCGTTCCTCAACGGGCACGTGTACTTTATTGGGGGTTTTGACAGACGGAGCTATTTCAACAGTGTGTGCAGGTGGGACCCAACAACACACACGTGGCAGGAAGTGGCACCGATGTACTATCGCCGCTGCTACGTAAGTGTGACGGTACTAAACGGGTGCATATACGCTATTGGAGGCTACGACGGGCACACTCGGCTCAGCACTGCAGAGTACTACGAACCCCAGACCAACCAGTGGACTCGTATTGCAGCGATGCACGAGCAGAGGAGTGACGCCAGCTGCACAACGTTACACAACAAG ATCTATATTTGTGGTGGATTCAACGGGCGAGAGTGCCTGGAAACAGCTGAATACTACGATCCACAGACTATGCAGTGGACATTGATCTCACCAATGACTAGTCGGCGCAGTGGAGTCGGGGTGGTTACGTACGGAGATAAAGTCTATGCA GTTGGAGGGTTTGATGGTGACAGCCGTCTCCGCTCTGCTGAGTGCTACAACCCAGGAACCAACACGTGGAACAACGTTGCGTCCATGATAACCACCCGCAGCAACTTTGGCATGGCAGTCATGGAAGACCTGCTCTTCGTTGTGGGGGGTTTCGACGGCTCCAGCACCATCTGTGATGTGGAGAACTACAACAGAGAAACAGATGAGTGGCGCGAGGTCTGGGATATGGATGTCTTCCGGAGCGCCCTGAGCTGCTGCGTTGTGTTTGGACTCCCCAACATGGCTGATTATGTTCCCCCCCCTCGTCACCCCCGGAGAGACTCTGCCTCCTCCTGA